From Panicum hallii strain FIL2 chromosome 2, PHallii_v3.1, whole genome shotgun sequence, a single genomic window includes:
- the LOC112880079 gene encoding zinc finger RNA-binding protein-like isoform X2, whose translation MLVIRDALLLQLQKDRLRQEIIMAELAKLESAMALRSAARHGIDTAFVEQPKPLFFTFNEEFMPYFRWPEHCSDVDGIHDPKKKDGKHGGVQSKSGKPASKDRFCVCSRPCCSNGKSEEENEAFDEKKLQESNEPKKTPSSLKWELTGITIPVKKTKLPQSWSCAICQVGTPNTEHNIQEHCAGKKHRSNVASLESRNKAISQKAQTTAESSSCAGQKTSSIKWSCSMCQANGSSEADLKEHLSGRTHQQIIEAQCQEGDGMAKNTEPQEAKCHKSHVQQPLEKPPSSICQDNCTADSELGSLVLAKIQALLDAINNMATNSESHEAKLPPNNVRQDAEKTSESNCSIYPTGSDHQSCCSEPQSANPRRIRKRRKKRGTLQVEGQEAEPSDMKPADKISSYGSCSKSASSEEKQASYHWEVCNLDLNSESGLANHCDGEEHLEKQKLLNFCEVCNLQCNSRQMFDHHCTGKKHRKNLDANK comes from the exons ATGCTGGTGATCAGAGACGCGTTGCTCTTGCAGCTCCAGAAGGATCGGCTCCGCCAGGAGATCATCATGGCCGAGCTGGCCAAGCTAGAGAGTGCCATGGCCCTGCGCTCCGCTGCTCGTCATGGTATTGATACTGCCTTCGTGGAACAGCCTAAGCCATTGTTCTTCACCTTCAATGAGGAGTTCATGCCATACTTCAGATGGCCAGAACATTGTTCCGATGTGGATGGGATCCATGATCCGAAGAAAAAGGATGGAAAGCATGGGGGTGTGCAATCGAAGTCTGGGAAGCCTGCCAGTAAAGACCGATTCTGTGTATGCTCGAGGCCCTGTTGTTCCAATGGCAAGTCAGAGGAGGAGAATGAAGCATTCGATGAGAAGAAACTTCAGGAATCCAATGAG CCCAAGAAGACGCCATCTTCACTGAAATGGGAACTAACAGGAATAACTATACCTGTTAAAAAAACAAAGCTACCCCAGAGCTGGAGTTGTGCAATCTGCCAGGTGGGAACACCGAACACGGAGCACAATATACAAGAGCATTGTGCAGGGAAGAAGCACCGGTCAAATGTAGCATCCTTGGAATCAAGAAACAAGGCCATTAGTCAGAAGGCACAAACAACAGCAGAATCTTCTTCCTGTGCAGGGCAGAAAACATCCTCTATTAAATGGAGCTGCAGCATGTGCCAGGCTAATGGTAGCAGTGAAGCAGATCTGAAGGAGCATCTCAGCGGAAGAACACATCAACAGATCATTGAAGCACAATGTCAGGAAGGTGACGGTATGGCTAAGAACACTGAACCACAGGAAGCGAAGTGTCACAAGAGCCATGTGCAGCAACCTTTAGAGAAGCCACCTAGTAGCATTTGTCAAGATAACTGTACCGCTGATTCAGAATTGGGGAGCCTAGTTTTAGCAAAGATTCAGGCCCTATTGGACGCAATCAATAACATGGCAACTAATTCCGAGTCGCACGAAGCTAAGTTGCCTCCAAACAACGTGCGGCAAGATGCAGAGAAGACTTCAGAATCGAATTGTAGCATTTATCCAACTGGTTCTGATCACCAGTCATGTTGCTCTGAACCTCAATCTGCCAATCCCCGCAGAATCAGAAAGCGCCGAAAGAAGAGAGGAACTCTACAGGTGGAAGGCCAGGAGGCAGAACCGAGTGACATGAAGCCAGCGGATAAAATATCTTCATATGGTTCTTGCAGCAAGAGTGCAAGCTCAGAAGAGAAACAGGCATCATATCATTGGGAGGTCTGCAATTTGGATCTCAACAGCGAGAGCGGGCTTGCAAACCATTGCGATGGGGAGGAACACTTGGAGAAACAGAAGTTACTGAACTTTTGCGAGGTCTGCAATTTGCAGTGTAACAGCAGACAAATGTTCGATCACCACTGTACTGGGAAGAAGCACAGGAAAAATCTCGATGCAAATAAATAA
- the LOC112880079 gene encoding zinc finger RNA-binding protein-like isoform X1 codes for MPMEFACRGRPAADQDGDGSIHYPYPGPPLPHDAGDAMLVIRDALLLQLQKDRLRQEIIMAELAKLESAMALRSAARHGIDTAFVEQPKPLFFTFNEEFMPYFRWPEHCSDVDGIHDPKKKDGKHGGVQSKSGKPASKDRFCVCSRPCCSNGKSEEENEAFDEKKLQESNEPKKTPSSLKWELTGITIPVKKTKLPQSWSCAICQVGTPNTEHNIQEHCAGKKHRSNVASLESRNKAISQKAQTTAESSSCAGQKTSSIKWSCSMCQANGSSEADLKEHLSGRTHQQIIEAQCQEGDGMAKNTEPQEAKCHKSHVQQPLEKPPSSICQDNCTADSELGSLVLAKIQALLDAINNMATNSESHEAKLPPNNVRQDAEKTSESNCSIYPTGSDHQSCCSEPQSANPRRIRKRRKKRGTLQVEGQEAEPSDMKPADKISSYGSCSKSASSEEKQASYHWEVCNLDLNSESGLANHCDGEEHLEKQKLLNFCEVCNLQCNSRQMFDHHCTGKKHRKNLDANK; via the exons ATGCCCATGGAGTTCGCCTGCCGAGGCCGCCCCGCCGCGGACCAGGACGGCGACGGCAGCATCCACTACCCCTACCCCGGCCCTCCGCTGCCGCACG ACGCAGGAGACGCCATGCTGGTGATCAGAGACGCGTTGCTCTTGCAGCTCCAGAAGGATCGGCTCCGCCAGGAGATCATCATGGCCGAGCTGGCCAAGCTAGAGAGTGCCATGGCCCTGCGCTCCGCTGCTCGTCATGGTATTGATACTGCCTTCGTGGAACAGCCTAAGCCATTGTTCTTCACCTTCAATGAGGAGTTCATGCCATACTTCAGATGGCCAGAACATTGTTCCGATGTGGATGGGATCCATGATCCGAAGAAAAAGGATGGAAAGCATGGGGGTGTGCAATCGAAGTCTGGGAAGCCTGCCAGTAAAGACCGATTCTGTGTATGCTCGAGGCCCTGTTGTTCCAATGGCAAGTCAGAGGAGGAGAATGAAGCATTCGATGAGAAGAAACTTCAGGAATCCAATGAG CCCAAGAAGACGCCATCTTCACTGAAATGGGAACTAACAGGAATAACTATACCTGTTAAAAAAACAAAGCTACCCCAGAGCTGGAGTTGTGCAATCTGCCAGGTGGGAACACCGAACACGGAGCACAATATACAAGAGCATTGTGCAGGGAAGAAGCACCGGTCAAATGTAGCATCCTTGGAATCAAGAAACAAGGCCATTAGTCAGAAGGCACAAACAACAGCAGAATCTTCTTCCTGTGCAGGGCAGAAAACATCCTCTATTAAATGGAGCTGCAGCATGTGCCAGGCTAATGGTAGCAGTGAAGCAGATCTGAAGGAGCATCTCAGCGGAAGAACACATCAACAGATCATTGAAGCACAATGTCAGGAAGGTGACGGTATGGCTAAGAACACTGAACCACAGGAAGCGAAGTGTCACAAGAGCCATGTGCAGCAACCTTTAGAGAAGCCACCTAGTAGCATTTGTCAAGATAACTGTACCGCTGATTCAGAATTGGGGAGCCTAGTTTTAGCAAAGATTCAGGCCCTATTGGACGCAATCAATAACATGGCAACTAATTCCGAGTCGCACGAAGCTAAGTTGCCTCCAAACAACGTGCGGCAAGATGCAGAGAAGACTTCAGAATCGAATTGTAGCATTTATCCAACTGGTTCTGATCACCAGTCATGTTGCTCTGAACCTCAATCTGCCAATCCCCGCAGAATCAGAAAGCGCCGAAAGAAGAGAGGAACTCTACAGGTGGAAGGCCAGGAGGCAGAACCGAGTGACATGAAGCCAGCGGATAAAATATCTTCATATGGTTCTTGCAGCAAGAGTGCAAGCTCAGAAGAGAAACAGGCATCATATCATTGGGAGGTCTGCAATTTGGATCTCAACAGCGAGAGCGGGCTTGCAAACCATTGCGATGGGGAGGAACACTTGGAGAAACAGAAGTTACTGAACTTTTGCGAGGTCTGCAATTTGCAGTGTAACAGCAGACAAATGTTCGATCACCACTGTACTGGGAAGAAGCACAGGAAAAATCTCGATGCAAATAAATAA
- the LOC112880079 gene encoding uncharacterized protein LOC112880079 isoform X3, with translation MPMEFACRGRPAADQDGDGSIHYPYPGPPLPHDAGDAMLVIRDALLLQLQKDRLRQEIIMAELAKLESAMALRSAARHDGQNIVPMWMGSMIRRKRMESMGVCNRSLGSLPVKTDSVYARGPVVPMASQRRRMKHSMRRNFRNPMSPRRRHLH, from the exons ATGCCCATGGAGTTCGCCTGCCGAGGCCGCCCCGCCGCGGACCAGGACGGCGACGGCAGCATCCACTACCCCTACCCCGGCCCTCCGCTGCCGCACG ACGCAGGAGACGCCATGCTGGTGATCAGAGACGCGTTGCTCTTGCAGCTCCAGAAGGATCGGCTCCGCCAGGAGATCATCATGGCCGAGCTGGCCAAGCTAGAGAGTGCCATGGCCCTGCGCTCCGCTGCTCGTCATG ATGGCCAGAACATTGTTCCGATGTGGATGGGATCCATGATCCGAAGAAAAAGGATGGAAAGCATGGGGGTGTGCAATCGAAGTCTGGGAAGCCTGCCAGTAAAGACCGATTCTGTGTATGCTCGAGGCCCTGTTGTTCCAATGGCAAGTCAGAGGAGGAGAATGAAGCATTCGATGAGAAGAAACTTCAGGAATCCAATGAG CCCAAGAAGACGCCATCTTCACTGA